DNA from Kogia breviceps isolate mKogBre1 chromosome 3, mKogBre1 haplotype 1, whole genome shotgun sequence:
CACAGCTCTTAAAAGCGAGGCTCTCACCAACAGATCCTCCCTAACTCCTGGGAGCAGACAGGTAAATTTTATGAAAAGCCAAGGTCTATATGCCTAAACTGtctatttaaatgtaaagaaatggaAGTAAAGTGAAGCAACAACATGGGTGCCACACTAGGCCCAGCGAGAAAGTTGCAAAAGACTGGCTAAAGAGTAAGTATCTCGATATCCTCCCACATGGCTGTTGAGGAGGATCAACCAGCCTCTGGTTTTCTTCCAAGGGAGCTTCAAACTTCAGCCCCTCCCTAACTCTGGGAAAAGTAGCAAATGTCCAaacagtgctttcactgctctgAGGCCCTGTTCTTCGCGGGCGTTCTGTGTAAACACCTTCACTGCCATCAactctcaaggaaaaaaaaggctGGGTGGAGAAGCATCTCTCAGAACAGGGTGGAGAGATCCAGCCCTTATCACCAATTCCTGCTCCAGAAAAAGATGAGACTGGCCTCCTGGCCTGCAACTACCTTCCTCACCCTGCACAGGCAGGAGACCAAGTCCCCGGAACCAAGGGGAGGGTCAAGGAGGGAGGTTCCTCAGatgaggagagaaggaagcatACAGGGCTCATGGGAGGCGGGGGAGAGGAGCAGCCCATCTATCCTGACCTGTAGACGCGACCCCGGGGCCTGCTGTTAAAACCACTGTAGAATCGAGAGCGGGAACTGTTGTAGTTGGTGGTCCGGGCACGGTATCGGGCTCGTGGGAAACCCCGGTCTGTTGTGCTGATGCCTGGTCTGTTGGTTCGTTTGGGGATCACCTGAGAGTGACACGTACAACACAATGCCTTAGAGCCAACCTGGAGAGCTTACAGAGAACCAGAACAGCAAAGGGCACAAGGCTTACCTTGATTTGTCTTCCTCTAAACAGGGACTCATCTAAGGCCAAGGAAGTCCTCACTGACTCTTTGTCTGAGAACTCTATATATGCAAACCTGAAAAAGGTAATTGCTACTTCATCTGAGGATACAAATAGCAGCTCACAGATCAAATCCAACTTGCAGGCATGCTCTGAGTACAGggtattcatatttttaattatttgtccAAAAACTTCTtaatggaagattttaatcaagATTTGCAGCTACGCTTAGAAAATTGTAAGATAGGATACAGAGGGCCTGGTTTTCCACAAGGCAGAAAAAAGTGGGGGCCAAGCAGAAGGCGCCCCCCCCTTATAGTTCATGATCCCCCCACACCCAGCCCCCATCTCTGTTATCTGTTGGCCCCCTGGAGGCAATTTTATGTGCAATCCTTGATATGTATCAACATTAACTCCTATCTTAAAAGATGGACTACTTACTTTAACATCTAGGTAACTTACTGCTcaatataaaacataatttatctattttttaactgTGACTAAAATGACCTCAACTTCCCCACTTACCCTTTGGGATGGCCACTAAATTTGTCACACAGTATAGTAACACGGTTGACTGAACCACAGCCATGAAAGTGTGCTTCCAGCTCTTCTGCTGTTGCACCATAGTCCACCTGTGGGGGGTACATTTCACAGGTAACAGGGCAAACTCCCATCTCCACAGGTACCCTGCCTAGCCTTTGCGCTGGGCCATCCATACACACCAAAGCACATCAATGTCTAGTTCTCTAAGGAACAAACCTCTTTTCCTTCCAACCCCAGAGCCTCTGCTAATCACCATTACCTTTCACCTCATTCcaaccctccctccaccccttaaATCCGCCACCTATCCTGGAAATAGTTCCTTTCAAGACTCCTAATAAATAATCCCGCAAACTAAGAGCTTTCCCCTACCCCAGTCAAGGCTCTGGTACATACATTGCCAACATAGATGGAACGGGCATCAGCCTCCATCTTCTCCTCAATGGACATGATCACTGGGCCagctttgaagaaaaaaggatcaGGAAAAAAAACGCTTGTTTTCTACTTGGCCAATCTAtgcaccactaccaccaccacaagCAGCAGCAAAGGTAAAGATTTTGGTCTGTTCTGTTCCCTGCTGTACCCATTACCTAAAAAAGTCTAGCAtgcagtaggtgctcactaaatacTTGAAAAATTAAGGAATAGATTTATACTgtcttaaaaatcaaagaaaacaatacaggaattccctcctgcccccaaatCAAGTCCCTATTGAATAGCTTTGGTTAAAATGATTTGAAAAGTGAACAAAATTAAGTCGGCTGAGGCTGGACATTTCTAGATCAGAGGAGAAACCCCCTGGCAGCTGAGCAGTTTCTCTTAGGACTCCTAACTAAAGGTCTCCAACTGAAAGAAGAACTATTGGACTTGAAGGTCAAATACCAGCTAGCAACCTCCAAAAAGGGTAGTGGAAGACTAAGAACAAAGAGCAACACATTTGTAACAGGGACAAAGGAAGGCACAAGACTACCATCACCAAAACATAGGCCCCGTCTCACAAAGGTCAGAAAAACACACAATGACTATGACTGCAGCAACTGCCCAGTAATTGCTCAGACAAGCAGCTCCAAGGTTCCGAGCATCTAATTCCATTTAAACCGTGCTCCGATAACCCTTTCAATCTCAGGACCCGGGTTCCGCGTGCAACCGCCAGTTACTCACCATTGCCTGGAGGTGGACTCATATTCATCTGCTTCTCTACCTCGTTCTGTAGCTCCTTTAGCTTCTCAGCTTCTTCCTCCATCTCCCTGACTCGAGCTTTGATCGCTTCCAGCTCCTACAAGGAGTGGGAAGGGTATGGAGAACAGCTTAAGAGGAACCAACGCAGGGGTTCTACCCTGCTCTCCTTCCGCGCGCGGCCCCAGCCATGCTCGGCCATTTCTCTCGCCCCAAGCGAGGgtcataatgaaaaaaaagcaaTCTACCTTCTCTAGAACAACACTAGGCACCCATGACGCCCGAATCAACCCGGCTGGGCCCCTTCTGGCGGTCGAGGCTGCGTCCCCAGCCCGGCCCCAGCCACGTTATTCCccgcccacccccatcccccgcccGCCTCCCGCTCGCCTGAGCTCTGGGCCTCCCGTGACACGGCCGGCCGGTCGCCGGCCTGCTCGTTCGCCCTCCTTCCCTCACCGGGTCCTCAATGGCGCCGTCCCCCGGGTCACCCTCGACCAGTcccggctcctcctcctcctcctggctgcCGGGGGCTCCCGAGCCAGGCCCAGGGCCCGGAGCTCCCGGGGGGGCACGGGGCCGGGGCGGCTCCTCTTCGGGCTCGGGCTCCGGCTCGGGCTCCAGCAGCAGCTCCTCAGGCTCCAGTTCCTCAGACTCCAAGCCGTTCCCGTAGTCCCCTGCGCCCCCCGgcgccccctccccggcctccccACCGGCCCCGGGCACAAGATGGCGCCGCCGCCCCGGCCCGGAGCCCCGACCGCCCGCAGCCcccgctgctgctgccgccgccgccgccgccgccatcgcCGCTCAGACTGGGGCCAGCCTCCCAGCGATTGGAGAGCTGCGCCGGCCACGCCGAGGATTCATTAGTCAAGCAGCCTGTCCGTCACCACGAGCTAGGACTCCATTGGGGAATATTACTTGGCAATCAAATAAGTCCCCACCCCTAAGGCGGGGGATTGCGCCAAATTCTCAAATCCCGGTAGGAGAAATCGGTCTGCCAATCAACACACGTCCCACCTCCTCTCAAGTCCTTAGGTAACAATACAGCCTAGCTGTGACGACATTCCTGCTTCTCCCCCGCCTAAGGGTGGGTCCGCGAAGTATGACGCTCGGTGATTGGCCGCTGGCAAGGCGAGTGGAAAGGACCAGTCTTCCGATCGCTTCGCAGAAGTGGCCCAGCCTCAGATGCCGATTGGCTCGCGAGATTCGAAGGGCTGACGCCCGTTTCGTGACAGGTGAACCTTGCCCCCGAACGAACTGCCGGGCTGCCAGTGAAAGCCGAGGTCACATGACTGGTCTTTAGGAGGACGCCATCTTGATGCTGCTGGTTGCCAACTAGTGAGCTCTTGGAAGGCAGAGGCCGGAAATATTGCGGCGGTTTCTGGAAACTGGTCTTCTGCCAGTAGATGGGATGTTGCTGGAAATGGAGGGTTCTGAATGGCGCTCTCTAGGAAGGAGCTTATCTTTCCCACCCAGGTTATTGGCACCACCATCCACCAGGTCTCCCCAAACCAGAAAGCAGGGAGGAATCCTCACTCCAGTACTAGTCATGAGCCCTGTATGTGCTGTCTTCCTGCACAGGCATACTTTCCAAGCATTCTGCTCATGccccagtttcatttcttctcttgctTGGACTGTTTGCTGCAGCCGCTTAATGCGTCAGCTTCCAGTGGGTCACCACTCCAATCCACACTGGCCAGGTTAACTCTCAAAACTCCTTACCGAGGCCTTGGAGACCTCCAGACCACGCTACTTCGTGAATGTTGTTTCCACACtcttcattccagtgggtgtaTCTGCACCCAGGTCTGTACCTCTGTGCCTCTGTACGTGCAGTCCTTCTTCAGCCAGACCACTGCAAACCCCGTCATCACCTCCCCTGTGAAGCCTTCCACTAACTGGCCTCCCCTTTCCCATGACAAGCGGACCTACCTCCACTGTGCACTTAATCATTTTGTGCTTCCTTTCCTAACTAGAGCTTGTGAGAGCTTGGAGATGAGAGGCTGGATTCTATCTACATTTGCATCTCCACCGTGGGGCAatatgcctagcacatagtaagcatccaaataaatgtttgttgaccaAAGGATACATTGACTGGGGATCTGGGTGCCACCCTTCATCTACAACACTTTCCCAGACCCTCCTTCAGACCCCAGAGGAATTCCACGTCACCGTTGCACTCTGAGATACCAATGAGACCTAGCCCTGGAAAGCAGGGTTGCCATAGTTTAGTGGTGATCCTACACAtttattaaaaaggaaggaacGGCAGTGCTAAGTTTGCAAGAGGGATAGTTGCAGCCAGACCAAGCTATGGTTTGAGAGCCAGATTCACATGAGCCCAACCATAGTTATTCAAACAACCTGGAGAGGATGTACATGACTTGGATAGAGGGATTTGAACAAGAGGAGATGCCTACTAGCAAACCAAAAGTCAAAAGCTTCACAGTATACCCCACTCTTCCCCTCACCCTCATTTTTTCACACAGATCCTTACCTCAGGAACAGGAGAACTTGGAGCAGAGTCACAGTTGCTTAAAATTTCACTGAAAATTACTTCATCAGCCATCTCAGCTTCAGTGGTCTGGGAGAACTAAGTTGAGCACCGCAGACAATCTCTAAACGATTGTGAGTTTGCTGGAAGAAAAATCTTTTCTACTGATTTTAACCAAATCAAGACTTGGATGTTTATTGATACCTAATTTAAACTAAGAAAGCCAATTAagggaaatgtgatttttaaaataatgcctttgaACCCCAGTTTTGTTGAGTACTTGATTTTGTAACAGGCACCATCCTAGACTCCTTGTTATGTTATCTCATTGAACTCTCATAACAACATTATGAAGCAAATAGTCCCAAAACCATAACCTTTTTAGGGATGAGGAAAGAATGAAGTAACTCCCCCAAGTCATAACTAATTAGAAGTGATCAGGGAATTCAAAACCAGATTTCAAAGCTCAGATCAAAATTTCTATAAGGTCTGTTTTAATACACAAAGATAACATTACGTACAATGCTGAAGCTGGAGAAAGACTAAATTCCAATAAGAGATAAGTGTTTAGGCAAACTATAATTACATCACAAGATTATTATGcacctatttatatttttttaatgcacctatatttttaaaaaaaggtttacaCGTAGTGTGTGataacttataaaaataatttttgttaggCCAAAGAAGTAGGATGTAAAATTGTATATAAAGTAtgattaaaattatgtatatctgattttttaaaaaaacaacttgggcattggagaaaaaaaggaataagaacCAGTACAATCTGTTCTTTAGCAATATgcaacaaaagtttttaaaatgttgagattCTTAACACAGTAATTGTATTTCTTATAATCTGTTCTAAAGAAATAATCTAAAACCTAGGTAAACATTTGAGAATAAAGATGTtcatcaaagtgaaaaaaaatgtaaacaacttGATTGTCCAAGTGGGCACTTTTCAGGAAAattgttatacacacatatatgtaattttatatagtCATTATgtcttcaaaacatttttaatgacaaGGACAATGCTTGCAATATAATGGTAAGCAGAACTGCAGTGTACAAAACTGTATATACAGTATGATCATAAAATATAAGCATAGATAACTGATGGaaaagaaatataccaaaatgttaatagtgattCTCTCTGGGTAGTAGGCTTATTATGATTgatcttctttataattttctatgttCTATGATTTTTCCCacaatatcatatattatttttacttaaaattaaaaaaaaacactccagCTTCCAAACTTACTCTAATAAGCATGATTACTTttacaaacacatttttaaaagatatttgaatGGTGATCTGTAATATACTTCCCTATTAGACTGAAAGTGTAAAAGGCAGGGACACTTTCTTAATTATATTTGTATTGCCATTGGCTATCActgtgtgctcaataaatgttaactgaatgGATGATCTTCTGTAATAAGTTTATATCCTGCCTGTTGTTGATGCATAGAGAACATCAAAGAGATAAGTTTTCCTctgagaatgaattttttttttaattggtatgtAATGATGTAAGATTCACCCATTATAAGTATACTTTTCCTTCAGTAATAACCTATCAATAGGGGGCCATGGAGTTTCAGAAAAACTGAAACTCAGTGATGTTTTGCCCTAGAAGAAGGAAAAGTGTGTTAACAAAAGTGAATGATCTGTCGAGTTGAGAAAAGGAGAATTAAATCAGTAAAAATGGATGAGGGCATGTCCAGTTCTGTCCAGAAGGGAAAAGTTTTCTCACTAAACATATAAATACTTGGCTTCCTGATAGTTTCTTCCCCATTTTTAACTCCTGCTTTGAAAATTTTACCTTTACTGGCTGCAATAATTCCCTCTAATCTAGAAGTACATTGTTTAATATGGTAGCCACTCATCATaggtggctactgagcacttgaaatgtgaatGGTgctctgaattgagatgtgctggaAGTGTCAGATATACACTGAATTTCAAAGGATG
Protein-coding regions in this window:
- the LOC131753443 gene encoding polyadenylate-binding protein 2 isoform X1, which encodes MAAAAAAAAAAGAAGGRGSGPGRRRHLVPGAGGEAGEGAPGGAGDYGNGLESEELEPEELLLEPEPEPEPEEEPPRPRAPPGAPGPGPGSGAPGSQEEEEEPGLVEGDPGDGAIEDPELEAIKARVREMEEEAEKLKELQNEVEKQMNMSPPPGNAGPVIMSIEEKMEADARSIYVGNVDYGATAEELEAHFHGCGSVNRVTILCDKFSGHPKGFAYIEFSDKESVRTSLALDESLFRGRQIKVIPKRTNRPGISTTDRGFPRARYRARTTNYNSSRSRFYSGFNSRPRGRVYRGRARATSWYSPY
- the LOC131753443 gene encoding polyadenylate-binding protein 2 isoform X3, which produces MEEEAEKLKELQNEVEKQMNMSPPPGNAGPVIMSIEEKMEADARSIYVGNVDYGATAEELEAHFHGCGSVNRVTILCDKFSGHPKGFAYIEFSDKESVRTSLALDESLFRGRQIKVIPKRTNRPGISTTDRGFPRARYRARTTNYNSSRSRFYSGFNSRPRGRVYRGRARATSWYSPY